Within Puntigrus tetrazona isolate hp1 chromosome 17, ASM1883169v1, whole genome shotgun sequence, the genomic segment ACCAGTGGGTCTAATAGGCAGTTAAGCGCCATGAGCAAAAGGGTGATCTGGTGAGCATCGTTTAAGCTTTGATGAGTTTTCTCGTGCCAATCTTTCCTCAAGTGCAGCACAGACAACACCCAGGGACCCTGAACCACATGGTGGGGCAGGAAACAGATCACAAAGACCCCTATAACAGCACACAGCATCCTCAAAGCTCTACGCTTGGTACCACCGGGGCGCTTTCCTGTGCTGGCTTGAGGCTGACTAATGGGTTGTGTCAGAAGAACTTGAGCAATCAAAATGTTGCAGATGATCACCATTGAGAAAACGAGAAAGAACAAGCCAATAATGATGAAGTGGGCGACGGCcactgtgtttttttcagtgtcGGCATTGTTGTGATAACCTTCAAAACAGCGAGAAATGTTGGTTGTTTTGTCCTCGTTTATTCCTGGCTGAATGAGAAATGTAACCGAAAATGAAAGAGTGACGACCCAGATGAACGCTGAGACGATTGCTCCACGTTTCCAGCAGTCGGAAGAAGCGGCCACTAGTGGCCTGGTAACGGCCCAGTAACGGTTAATGCTGATGACAGCGAGAAAGAGAATAGAGCAGTATGTGTTGATGAAGAAAAAGGAGCCTGTGA encodes:
- the ptafr gene encoding platelet-activating factor receptor isoform X1 — translated: MIYAARFSVTMHKMTPTIPGAAENNRTDNVFLDSEFRYTVFPVVYGLVFAFGLTANCYALYVLHHMRESKAMNEIRIYMTNLTVADLLFVSALPFWISYYTNHGDWRFTDLLCRITGSFFFINTYCSILFLAVISINRYWAVTRPLVAASSDCWKRGAIVSAFIWVVTLSFSVTFLIQPGINEDKTTNISRCFEGYHNNADTEKNTVAVAHFIIIGLFFLVFSMVIICNILIAQVLLTQPISQPQASTGKRPGGTKRRALRMLCAVIGVFVICFLPHHVVQGPWVLSVLHLRKDWHEKTHQSLNDAHQITLLLMALNCLLDPLVYCFATTKFRKYIQNHFSKVRNNKHCSRNTLSTAMSLKSRNQSEL
- the ptafr gene encoding platelet-activating factor receptor isoform X2 yields the protein MHKMTPTIPGAAENNRTDNVFLDSEFRYTVFPVVYGLVFAFGLTANCYALYVLHHMRESKAMNEIRIYMTNLTVADLLFVSALPFWISYYTNHGDWRFTDLLCRITGSFFFINTYCSILFLAVISINRYWAVTRPLVAASSDCWKRGAIVSAFIWVVTLSFSVTFLIQPGINEDKTTNISRCFEGYHNNADTEKNTVAVAHFIIIGLFFLVFSMVIICNILIAQVLLTQPISQPQASTGKRPGGTKRRALRMLCAVIGVFVICFLPHHVVQGPWVLSVLHLRKDWHEKTHQSLNDAHQITLLLMALNCLLDPLVYCFATTKFRKYIQNHFSKVRNNKHCSRNTLSTAMSLKSRNQSEL